From the Misgurnus anguillicaudatus chromosome 17, ASM2758022v2, whole genome shotgun sequence genome, one window contains:
- the LOC141350213 gene encoding C-X-C chemokine receptor type 1-like, protein MFADTLLALILPFSAVSVLRDWVLGDFMCKLVCLVKEINFYTSILFLVCISVDRYMVIVRAMKSQNAQRRLCSGVACAVVWFLGGVLSLPSLYNEAYFSKNGKQTVCAERFEVDSADEWRLATRIIRHLLGFLLPLVVMLTCYSMTVMRLLRTRGFQKQKAMKVIVAVVVAFLLCWTPFHVATMVDTLLRVRAFKFSCYTRTSVDVAVFATQNLGLMHCCINPMLYAFVGEKFRKQFYAIALKKRSSGSLFNL, encoded by the coding sequence ATGTTTGCTGACACTCTATTGGCTCTAATCTTGCCTTTCTCTGCGGTATCCGTATTGCGCGACTGGGTGTTAGGGGATTTCATGTGTAAACTGGTTTGCTTGGTGAAAGAAATAAACTTTTACACCAGCATCTTGTTTTTGGTGTGCATCAGTGTGGATCGCTATATGGTCATCGTGCGCGCTATGAAATCCCAGAATGCTCAGCGGCGGCTGTGCAGCGGTGTTGCGTGTGCAGTGGTGTGGTTCTTGGGTGGAGTGCTTTCATTGCCCTCGCTTTACAATGAGGcctatttttccaaaaatgGCAAACAGACCGTATGTGCCGAACGCTTTGAAGTGGACAGTGCCGACGAATGGCGACTGGCCACGCGTATCATAAGGCACCTGCTTGGCTTTTTACTCCCTCTAGTGGTCATGTTGACGTGCTACAGCATGACAGTAATGCGGCTCTTGCGTACACGTGGTTTCCAGAAGCAGAAAGCCATGAAGGTGATAGTCGCTGTGGTCGTGGCTTTTCTCTTGTGCTGGACCCCTTTTCACGTTGCCACGATGGTCGACACGCTGTTGAGGGTCAGAGCCTTTAAATTCAGTTGCTACACACGGACCTCTGTGGATGTTGCCGTGTTTGCTACGCAAAACCTAGGACTCATGCACTGCTGTATAAACCCCATGCTTTATGCTTTTGTGGGAGAAAAGTTTAGAAAGCAATTTTATGCAATTGCTTTAAAGAAAAGGAGTTCTGGATCGCTTTTCAATCTCTAG